One stretch of Nicotiana tabacum cultivar K326 chromosome 18, ASM71507v2, whole genome shotgun sequence DNA includes these proteins:
- the LOC107819563 gene encoding homeobox-leucine zipper protein ATHB-13-like has translation MTCTNEMAFFPANFMLHTPHQDDHQDFQGVGSFLGKRTMSFNGMEANNNCEENHEEEDLSDDGLREAGRKKKIRRLNMEQVKTLEKNFELGNKLEPERKMQLARALGLQPRQIAIWFQNRRARWKTKQLEKDYDVLKRQFEAVKAENDSLLAHNQKLHAEIMTLKNVEQPTEISINLNKETEGSSSNRSENSSEIMKLDTSMRPAAIDSPILVSTTHQPITRCSRLLFPSPMRPNGVAQLFHSSRQEVLHCNMKLMDQTVKEETLSNMLSAIDDQSPGFWPWLEQPHFN, from the exons ATGACTTGCACTAATGAAATGGCTTTTTTCCCTGCCAATTTCATGCTACATACTCCTCATCAAGACGACCATCAAGACTTCCAAG GTGTTGGTTCATTTCTAGGGAAAAGAACCATGTCATTTAATGGGATGGAGGCTAATAATAACTGTGAGGAAAATCATGAAGAGGAAGATTTATCTGATGATGGTTTACGTGAGGCAGGTAGGAAGAAGAAAATTAGAAGGCTTAATATGGAACAAGTGAAGACGCTTGAGAAGAACTTTGAGTTAGGGAATAAACTTGAGCCAGAGAGGAAAATGCAGTTGGCTAGAGCTCTTGGCTTACAACCAAGGCAGATTGCCATTTGGTTCCAAAACAGGAGAGCAAGATGGAAAACCAAGCAATTGGAGAAAGACTATGATGTTCTCAAGAGACAGTTTGAAGCTGTCAAGGCAGAAAATGATTCCCTCTTAGCTCACAATCAGAAGCTTCATGCAGAG ATAATGACACTAAAAAATGTAGAGCAGCCAACAGAAATATCAATCAACTTGAACAAGGAAACAGAAGGTTCAAGCAGTAATAGAAGTGAAAACAGCTCAGAAATTATGAAGCTAGATACCTCAATGAGACCAGCAGCCATTGACAGCCCAATATTAGTATCCACTACTCATCAGCCAATTACTAGGTGCAGCAGACTCTTGTTCCCATCCCCAATGAGGCCTAATGGGGTAGCACAGCTCTTTCACTCGTCAAGACAAGAAGTGCTACACTGCAATATGAAATTAATGGACCAAACTGTCAAAGAAGAAACTTTATCCAACATGCTCTCTGCTATTGATGACCAATCACCTGGATTCTGGCCATGGCTTGAGCAACCACATTTCAATTGA